In Pogoniulus pusillus isolate bPogPus1 chromosome 1, bPogPus1.pri, whole genome shotgun sequence, one DNA window encodes the following:
- the ZFYVE19 gene encoding abscission/NoCut checkpoint regulator isoform X3: MGVRLSSLSSRKRQVRLQGDRTRGCPPRSCGCKNCGRSFCSGCLSFSAVVPRCGSTQQKVCKQCHEKLTGEGSPSRSAKWSPPENYKKRVAAFEAKQNQMKEQQKATTKPTGQTGSRYMGLSKEDRAIAERLERLREERKPKSIPTQAEIEARLAALKEDCWRPVPSTQEMEDRLAVLQGRDPPSQAPRPVHQPPDTRSLVQQTDDLLTQLSEEAAIDEHYRPRAQPQASSSQSLNDLNRDSEDSVCPANLDPKQMEEEKNKLLAEAAAELREDNTRQEKILQVARRLAALKGEDPEKVTLEMYQLPDSDEEVAEEEAIRRVLKQSQTPTATALTRTDDSDEDELPWCCICNEDATLRCHGCDGDLYCQRCFREGHDEFDLKDHHTSRYHLPCK, encoded by the exons ATGGGTGTGCGTCTAAGTTCTCTGTCTTCAAGAAAGAGGCAAGTCCGGCTGCAGGGGGACAGGACTCGCGGATGTCCCCCCAGAAGT TGTGGATGCAAGAACTGCGGCCGCTCGTTCTGCTCAGGCTGTCTTAGCTTCAGTGCTGTGGTTCCCCGCTGTGGAAGCACTCAGCAGAAGGTGTGCAAGCAGTGTCACGAAAAGCTGACTGG AGAGGGGTCTCCAAGCAGATCCGCAAAATGGTCGCCACCAGAAAACTACAAAAA GCGTGTAGCAGCTTTTGAGGCCAAGCAAAACCAGATGAAAGAACAACAGAAGGCAACTACAAAACCCACAGGTCAAACAGGCTCCAGATACATGGGGCTCTCAAAAGAGGATAGAGCTATTGCAGAGAGActggagaggctcagggaagaaaggaaaccaA AGTCCATTCCTACTCAGGCTGAGATTGAAGCTAGGCTGGCTGCTCTGAAGGAGGACTGCTGGAGACCTGTTCCATCCACACAGGAGATGGAGGACCGGTTGGCTGTCCTGCAGGGGAGAGATCCTCCTTCCCAGGCTCCCAGACCT GTACACCAGCCTCCTGACACTAGAAGTCTGGTCCAGCAAACAGATGACCTGTTAACTCAACTGTCTGAGGAAGCTGCCATTGATGAGCATTACAGACCAAGAGCCCAACCTCAAG CTTCCAGTAGCCAAAGCCTGAACGATCTCAATCGGGACAGTGAAGATTCTGTCTGCCCTGCTAATCTGGACCCAAAAcagatggaggaggagaagaataaACTtctggcagaagctgctgctgagctgcggGAAGACAACACGAGGCAGGAAAAGATCCTACAAGTTGCCAGGAGACTGGCAGCACTCAAAGGCGAGGACCCGGAGAAAG TCACACTGGAGATGTATCAACTCCCTGACAGTGATGAGGAAGTGGCTGAGGAGGAAGCCATTCGCAGAGTGCTGAAACAG AGCCAAACTCCAACTGCCACAGCTCTCACCAGGACAGATGACAGTGATGAAGATGAGTTACCCTGGTGCTGTATCTGCAACGAAGATGCCACCCTGCGCTGCCACGGCTGCGATGGGGACCTCTACTGCCAGCGCTGCTTTCG GGAAGGCCATGATGAGTTTGACCTCAAGGACCACCACACCTCCCGCTATCATCTTCCTTGCAAGTAG
- the ZFYVE19 gene encoding abscission/NoCut checkpoint regulator isoform X2: MDSRCYGCASKFSVFKKECGCKNCGRSFCSGCLSFSAVVPRCGSTQQKVCKQCHEKLTGEGSPSRSAKWSPPENYKKRVAAFEAKQNQMKEQQKATTKPTGQTGSRYMGLSKEDRAIAERLERLREERKPKSIPTQAEIEARLAALKEDCWRPVPSTQEMEDRLAVLQGRDPPSQAPRPVHQPPDTRSLVQQTDDLLTQLSEEAAIDEHYRPRAQPQASSSQSLNDLNRDSEDSVCPANLDPKQMEEEKNKLLAEAAAELREDNTRQEKILQVARRLAALKGEDPEKVTLEMYQLPDSDEEVAEEEAIRRVLKQLTEEAALDEASGFNIPPDQTSQPGHSLQNLHKKAKQKSQTPTATALTRTDDSDEDELPWCCICNEDATLRCHGCDGDLYCQRCFREGHDEFDLKDHHTSRYHLPCK, from the exons ATGGATAGCCGGTGCTATGGGTGTGCGTCTAAGTTCTCTGTCTTCAAGAAAGAG TGTGGATGCAAGAACTGCGGCCGCTCGTTCTGCTCAGGCTGTCTTAGCTTCAGTGCTGTGGTTCCCCGCTGTGGAAGCACTCAGCAGAAGGTGTGCAAGCAGTGTCACGAAAAGCTGACTGG AGAGGGGTCTCCAAGCAGATCCGCAAAATGGTCGCCACCAGAAAACTACAAAAA GCGTGTAGCAGCTTTTGAGGCCAAGCAAAACCAGATGAAAGAACAACAGAAGGCAACTACAAAACCCACAGGTCAAACAGGCTCCAGATACATGGGGCTCTCAAAAGAGGATAGAGCTATTGCAGAGAGActggagaggctcagggaagaaaggaaaccaA AGTCCATTCCTACTCAGGCTGAGATTGAAGCTAGGCTGGCTGCTCTGAAGGAGGACTGCTGGAGACCTGTTCCATCCACACAGGAGATGGAGGACCGGTTGGCTGTCCTGCAGGGGAGAGATCCTCCTTCCCAGGCTCCCAGACCT GTACACCAGCCTCCTGACACTAGAAGTCTGGTCCAGCAAACAGATGACCTGTTAACTCAACTGTCTGAGGAAGCTGCCATTGATGAGCATTACAGACCAAGAGCCCAACCTCAAG CTTCCAGTAGCCAAAGCCTGAACGATCTCAATCGGGACAGTGAAGATTCTGTCTGCCCTGCTAATCTGGACCCAAAAcagatggaggaggagaagaataaACTtctggcagaagctgctgctgagctgcggGAAGACAACACGAGGCAGGAAAAGATCCTACAAGTTGCCAGGAGACTGGCAGCACTCAAAGGCGAGGACCCGGAGAAAG TCACACTGGAGATGTATCAACTCCCTGACAGTGATGAGGAAGTGGCTGAGGAGGAAGCCATTCGCAGAGTGCTGAAACAG CTCACAGAGGAAGCAGCCTTGGATGAAGCAAGTGGATTCAACATTCCTCCAGATCAAACCAGCCAGCCAGGACACTCACTACAGAACCTGCataagaaagcaaagcaaaag AGCCAAACTCCAACTGCCACAGCTCTCACCAGGACAGATGACAGTGATGAAGATGAGTTACCCTGGTGCTGTATCTGCAACGAAGATGCCACCCTGCGCTGCCACGGCTGCGATGGGGACCTCTACTGCCAGCGCTGCTTTCG GGAAGGCCATGATGAGTTTGACCTCAAGGACCACCACACCTCCCGCTATCATCTTCCTTGCAAGTAG
- the ZFYVE19 gene encoding abscission/NoCut checkpoint regulator isoform X1 encodes MGVRLSSLSSRKRQVRLQGDRTRGCPPRSCGCKNCGRSFCSGCLSFSAVVPRCGSTQQKVCKQCHEKLTGEGSPSRSAKWSPPENYKKRVAAFEAKQNQMKEQQKATTKPTGQTGSRYMGLSKEDRAIAERLERLREERKPKSIPTQAEIEARLAALKEDCWRPVPSTQEMEDRLAVLQGRDPPSQAPRPVHQPPDTRSLVQQTDDLLTQLSEEAAIDEHYRPRAQPQASSSQSLNDLNRDSEDSVCPANLDPKQMEEEKNKLLAEAAAELREDNTRQEKILQVARRLAALKGEDPEKVTLEMYQLPDSDEEVAEEEAIRRVLKQLTEEAALDEASGFNIPPDQTSQPGHSLQNLHKKAKQKSQTPTATALTRTDDSDEDELPWCCICNEDATLRCHGCDGDLYCQRCFREGHDEFDLKDHHTSRYHLPCK; translated from the exons ATGGGTGTGCGTCTAAGTTCTCTGTCTTCAAGAAAGAGGCAAGTCCGGCTGCAGGGGGACAGGACTCGCGGATGTCCCCCCAGAAGT TGTGGATGCAAGAACTGCGGCCGCTCGTTCTGCTCAGGCTGTCTTAGCTTCAGTGCTGTGGTTCCCCGCTGTGGAAGCACTCAGCAGAAGGTGTGCAAGCAGTGTCACGAAAAGCTGACTGG AGAGGGGTCTCCAAGCAGATCCGCAAAATGGTCGCCACCAGAAAACTACAAAAA GCGTGTAGCAGCTTTTGAGGCCAAGCAAAACCAGATGAAAGAACAACAGAAGGCAACTACAAAACCCACAGGTCAAACAGGCTCCAGATACATGGGGCTCTCAAAAGAGGATAGAGCTATTGCAGAGAGActggagaggctcagggaagaaaggaaaccaA AGTCCATTCCTACTCAGGCTGAGATTGAAGCTAGGCTGGCTGCTCTGAAGGAGGACTGCTGGAGACCTGTTCCATCCACACAGGAGATGGAGGACCGGTTGGCTGTCCTGCAGGGGAGAGATCCTCCTTCCCAGGCTCCCAGACCT GTACACCAGCCTCCTGACACTAGAAGTCTGGTCCAGCAAACAGATGACCTGTTAACTCAACTGTCTGAGGAAGCTGCCATTGATGAGCATTACAGACCAAGAGCCCAACCTCAAG CTTCCAGTAGCCAAAGCCTGAACGATCTCAATCGGGACAGTGAAGATTCTGTCTGCCCTGCTAATCTGGACCCAAAAcagatggaggaggagaagaataaACTtctggcagaagctgctgctgagctgcggGAAGACAACACGAGGCAGGAAAAGATCCTACAAGTTGCCAGGAGACTGGCAGCACTCAAAGGCGAGGACCCGGAGAAAG TCACACTGGAGATGTATCAACTCCCTGACAGTGATGAGGAAGTGGCTGAGGAGGAAGCCATTCGCAGAGTGCTGAAACAG CTCACAGAGGAAGCAGCCTTGGATGAAGCAAGTGGATTCAACATTCCTCCAGATCAAACCAGCCAGCCAGGACACTCACTACAGAACCTGCataagaaagcaaagcaaaag AGCCAAACTCCAACTGCCACAGCTCTCACCAGGACAGATGACAGTGATGAAGATGAGTTACCCTGGTGCTGTATCTGCAACGAAGATGCCACCCTGCGCTGCCACGGCTGCGATGGGGACCTCTACTGCCAGCGCTGCTTTCG GGAAGGCCATGATGAGTTTGACCTCAAGGACCACCACACCTCCCGCTATCATCTTCCTTGCAAGTAG